AAATTCCGCCTTGTATGGGTGATCATTTTGCGTATCGACCCAATAGACTATCTTCGGATAGGTGACATAAGCCCAGCGCCGCAGCAGTTCCAGGCGGTAACACTGGCGCTCGCCACAGGCCTCTTCGCCGACCAGTTTTGAGATATAGGAGGTATCGAAATCGGTGGCGACCACATCGCCATTGGATACTTGCCCAACCAGGCGCTGCTGGCGCGAGATCGGAATCGGCCGGCGCAACTTGGGCTCGTAATACCAGAGCTTGTCGAATATCGATAACAGCGACTTGCCGCGTTCACTGGGCGGATCGACAAAGCGCACCAGCGCCCGGGCGTCGCCGGCCTGCTCGGCACTTTCCTTGTAAAAGCGCATGGCTACATCAAGACTCTGCCGGGCAACTTCCTGATCACCCTTCATTTCCACCAGAGTCAGTGCATAACGAAATGGCTGGGCCGGCGCACGGACACGATCGGCGCGCCGGATAATATCCACCGCGCGACTATCCTGCTGATTAGCTTCAGGACTT
The window above is part of the Pseudomonas alcaligenes genome. Proteins encoded here:
- a CDS encoding outer membrane lipoprotein-sorting protein translates to MRFSGISLGLFAGCLLLPFVALANSAEVTPVIQAASPEANQQDSRAVDIIRRADRVRAPAQPFRYALTLVEMKGDQEVARQSLDVAMRFYKESAEQAGDARALVRFVDPPSERGKSLLSIFDKLWYYEPKLRRPIPISRQQRLVGQVSNGDVVATDFDTSYISKLVGEEACGERQCYRLELLRRWAYVTYPKIVYWVDTQNDHPYKAEFLSSNDKVLKRAWYRDYKMALGVERPHEIYIEDSLQKEQYTRMLYSDVRLEEVPESYFQKEYLLRLR